From a region of the Synechococcus sp. RS9916 genome:
- a CDS encoding serine protease has protein sequence MKFNKSRATFTSFLGTFLIAACSSAAQSSPADSIVRIKGSAMPGSGVVVDAQGGKATIWTVAHVIGNADSDISVTERDGATATATLLKFDENRDIAVLQINTKLPYKSIQTSNASREETGLVVIGYPNRFNTRQQKAKIQVSRDGVVYGSWPNSASNYNIAYKAATLPGMSGGGVFNAKGELVAIHALKDIGETLVESCQGSLKEVGKIGMDCTNSSTTNDHAIAYEKSNPTFYTVRLLGSRGITPNRFQTPISSQTSLALDIPVLLDNFNKSKEKAYSYIAKSLPSSKSNDQLTQDQKLAALIYYNNNAGFRKHPASPVYKEFILNQNLNTNSRIDNLLVTQAARFGTESIDYKTTPYGSQAFEKLESDWWSQYGSRYKSACLASDAAPFWCEPDNLKSKNLAKNARQAFNLNSSFVKAKIANGTADADEYLLAAQGLTYLNKDPKQALEYALEAQMLGEQRAEQLINDIAQRIGDYDALVLSFYNKFFYQLEKSKGSKNSPYTIQLPIGNSLTAFKKSPLGCEVGREIQSSAPEQLKQTWQSTFNDFVRTIDTSCSNNNPSGDSSNAITEKTLDTKTEAQALKTLTQLGIEIPAEASIQMTMPTSIPGIVGEMATYSGPKSAKVLYEEIVKKALQNGFKPTNGGAGRGAGNGCMSPGGMTMCAAYFSNETLGKGKKFFLMINSAPGMDGLMIQTNIAN, from the coding sequence ATGAAGTTCAATAAATCTAGAGCTACATTCACTTCATTTCTGGGCACGTTTTTAATTGCAGCATGCTCCTCAGCAGCACAGAGTTCACCTGCAGACAGTATTGTCAGAATCAAAGGCAGTGCAATGCCAGGATCTGGAGTCGTCGTTGATGCTCAAGGGGGCAAAGCTACAATTTGGACAGTAGCTCATGTAATTGGTAACGCCGACAGTGACATTTCTGTAACTGAGCGAGATGGAGCAACAGCAACAGCAACTCTTTTAAAGTTTGACGAAAATCGGGACATTGCAGTTCTCCAAATCAATACAAAACTGCCATATAAGTCAATTCAAACCAGCAATGCATCAAGAGAAGAAACTGGATTAGTTGTCATTGGCTATCCCAACAGATTTAACACAAGACAGCAGAAAGCCAAAATTCAAGTTTCCCGAGATGGCGTTGTTTATGGATCGTGGCCCAATAGTGCAAGCAACTACAACATTGCTTACAAGGCCGCAACACTTCCAGGAATGAGTGGAGGAGGTGTCTTCAACGCCAAGGGCGAACTGGTCGCCATTCATGCACTGAAAGATATTGGCGAAACACTAGTCGAAAGTTGCCAGGGCTCTCTGAAAGAAGTTGGAAAAATTGGCATGGATTGTACGAACTCATCTACTACAAATGACCATGCCATTGCATATGAAAAATCAAATCCAACCTTTTATACAGTCAGACTGCTTGGATCAAGGGGCATAACACCCAATCGGTTTCAAACACCTATTTCAAGCCAAACATCGCTAGCCCTTGATATTCCAGTCTTGCTTGACAATTTCAACAAAAGCAAAGAAAAAGCATACTCTTACATCGCCAAATCACTTCCAAGCTCAAAAAGCAACGACCAATTAACCCAAGATCAAAAATTAGCAGCGCTCATTTATTACAATAACAATGCAGGGTTCAGGAAGCATCCAGCATCTCCTGTCTACAAGGAATTCATTTTGAACCAAAATCTTAACACCAACTCAAGAATAGACAATCTCCTTGTCACACAAGCAGCTCGCTTCGGCACCGAAAGCATTGACTACAAGACAACTCCCTATGGATCACAAGCCTTCGAAAAGCTTGAATCAGACTGGTGGTCTCAATACGGAAGCCGATACAAATCAGCCTGCCTGGCCAGTGATGCTGCACCATTTTGGTGCGAACCAGACAATCTAAAAAGCAAAAATTTGGCAAAAAATGCCAGGCAAGCATTTAACTTAAACAGCAGCTTTGTCAAAGCCAAGATTGCGAATGGAACAGCTGATGCTGACGAGTATTTACTTGCAGCTCAAGGCCTAACATATCTGAACAAAGACCCTAAACAAGCCCTTGAATATGCGCTTGAAGCACAAATGCTTGGGGAGCAAAGAGCTGAGCAATTAATCAATGACATTGCTCAACGCATCGGAGACTACGACGCTTTAGTTCTTTCATTCTACAACAAATTCTTTTACCAGCTCGAGAAAAGCAAAGGCAGTAAAAACTCTCCTTACACAATTCAGCTGCCTATTGGGAATAGCCTAACAGCCTTCAAAAAAAGTCCACTTGGCTGCGAAGTAGGTCGAGAAATACAATCATCTGCGCCTGAACAACTTAAGCAAACATGGCAGTCCACATTCAATGATTTTGTCAGAACGATAGATACATCCTGCAGCAACAATAATCCTTCTGGCGATAGTTCAAATGCCATCACAGAAAAAACATTAGATACCAAAACAGAGGCCCAAGCTCTCAAAACACTAACGCAGCTGGGCATTGAGATACCTGCAGAAGCATCAATTCAGATGACGATGCCCACATCGATTCCAGGTATCGTTGGGGAAATGGCCACATACAGCGGTCCGAAGTCGGCCAAAGTCCTTTACGAGGAAATTGTCAAAAAAGCTTTGCAAAATGGTTTTAAGCCAACAAATGGTGGTGCTGGACGAGGAGCTGGAAACGGCTGCATGAGCCCCGGAGGCATGACCATGTGTGCCGCTTATTTTTCAAACGAAACTCTCGGCAAAGGCAAAAAGTTCTTTCTAATGATTAATTCAGCACCAGGGATGGATGGACTTATGATTCAAACAAATATCGCAAACTGA
- a CDS encoding thioesterase family protein codes for MERFGLPACSVFPGGRGEQPSVALPIVHCHANFRAPIQVGDKLLVHLEPKRLNISSFEVGSRVLLGEQLVAHGCQRHVAIETNTRRRCALPDGVDRWLEASSLGKIQSL; via the coding sequence ATGGAGCGTTTCGGCCTACCGGCGTGCTCGGTCTTTCCCGGAGGGCGCGGTGAACAACCCAGCGTGGCGTTGCCGATCGTGCACTGCCACGCAAATTTCCGAGCTCCTATACAGGTGGGCGACAAGCTGCTGGTTCACCTGGAGCCGAAACGACTGAATATCAGCAGTTTTGAGGTAGGTAGTCGGGTTCTGCTGGGGGAACAGCTAGTCGCCCATGGTTGTCAGCGACATGTGGCCATCGAAACCAACACACGTCGACGCTGTGCGCTTCCAGATGGCGTGGACCGTTGGCTGGAAGCGTCAAGTCTTGGCAAAATTCAAAGCTTGTAA
- the menC gene encoding o-succinylbenzoate synthase, protein MGLRLETRPYAFALTRPLQTAAGAWQQRRGWLLRITDGCGCCGWGEVSPLTPEQQVLCDRWLTERIHGAATFASVDEVEQLLAGPPAEVAFALGAALAELQGLVGERSPLDWLPAPASARLLPAGPPMQEALARVLAAMPVDGALTLKWKVAAAADSEERRLLAWLLEALPSQARLRLDANGGWGLATAEQWAEALQSEPRLEWMEQPLALDDLVGHHHLLARVPVALDEGLRDHPAWRSKWPGWQVRRPALEGDPRPLLRQLQQGAPHRMLSTAFETGIGARWLAHLAALQQQGPTPAAPGLAPGWCPEGALFSFDPQEVWRAAAV, encoded by the coding sequence ATGGGTCTGAGGCTCGAGACCAGGCCCTACGCCTTTGCGCTCACCCGCCCTTTGCAGACTGCTGCTGGAGCCTGGCAGCAGCGACGGGGCTGGTTGCTGCGCATCACAGATGGCTGTGGTTGTTGTGGTTGGGGCGAGGTATCACCGCTCACACCAGAGCAACAGGTGCTTTGCGACCGCTGGTTGACTGAGCGGATCCATGGCGCAGCCACGTTTGCGTCTGTGGATGAGGTCGAACAGCTGTTGGCGGGCCCCCCTGCAGAAGTGGCCTTCGCTTTGGGGGCAGCCCTGGCAGAGCTGCAGGGTCTGGTGGGAGAGCGCAGTCCGCTGGACTGGTTGCCAGCGCCTGCATCAGCCCGGTTGCTGCCGGCTGGGCCCCCGATGCAGGAGGCGCTGGCCCGGGTGCTCGCGGCGATGCCGGTCGATGGCGCGCTGACCCTTAAGTGGAAGGTGGCGGCGGCAGCGGATTCTGAGGAACGCCGTTTGTTGGCCTGGTTGCTGGAGGCGTTGCCATCGCAGGCCCGCCTGCGTTTGGATGCGAACGGCGGGTGGGGGCTGGCGACCGCGGAGCAATGGGCCGAGGCGCTTCAGAGCGAGCCCCGTCTGGAGTGGATGGAGCAGCCTTTGGCGCTGGATGATCTGGTGGGCCATCATCATCTGTTAGCGAGGGTCCCTGTGGCGTTGGATGAGGGCTTGCGGGACCACCCTGCTTGGCGGTCCAAGTGGCCTGGGTGGCAGGTGCGGCGACCCGCTCTGGAGGGGGATCCCCGGCCGTTGCTGCGTCAACTGCAGCAGGGAGCTCCCCATCGGATGCTGAGCACCGCCTTTGAAACTGGCATTGGGGCCCGCTGGCTGGCCCATCTGGCGGCTTTGCAGCAGCAGGGGCCGACGCCAGCTGCGCCGGGGTTGGCCCCGGGGTGGTGTCCGGAGGGGGCGCTGTTTTCGTTTGACCCTCAGGAGGTATGGAGAGCGGCGGCTGTATGA
- the menA gene encoding 2-carboxy-1,4-naphthoquinone phytyltransferase, producing the protein MPDPQAVASRYSPSPDRRRLWKAAIKWPMYSVAVMPVLLAAGWRLSAAQPVRWGQCAGFLMAAVLLLLWENLSNDLFDADTGVDAVGKPHSVVALLGRKRPVRQLAWLALLLGLLLMLLLALRSTPWVLLLVAISCVIGYVYQGPPFRFSYLGLGEPLCWLAFGPFATAAALLVLAPVPAAGETAVLPWGTALTLGSGPALATALVLFCSHFHQVEEDAAHGKRSPVVRLGTARAAALIPWFVGGTLALEWIPVLQGHWPPSALAGVLGLPAGVALIRLLRHHHHQPERIQQSKFLALRFQALNGLGLSAGLALAPLLGWSVKMAG; encoded by the coding sequence ATGCCAGATCCGCAGGCTGTTGCATCCCGTTACTCCCCGTCCCCGGATCGCCGGCGTCTTTGGAAGGCTGCGATCAAGTGGCCGATGTATTCGGTGGCGGTGATGCCTGTGCTGTTGGCAGCGGGTTGGCGGCTGTCCGCGGCACAGCCCGTGCGCTGGGGGCAGTGCGCTGGCTTCCTGATGGCAGCTGTGTTGTTGCTCCTCTGGGAAAACCTCAGCAACGATCTGTTTGATGCCGACACCGGGGTGGATGCGGTAGGCAAACCTCATTCCGTCGTGGCTTTGCTGGGTCGCAAGCGACCGGTGCGGCAGTTGGCCTGGCTGGCTCTGCTGCTCGGTCTGTTGTTGATGCTGCTCTTGGCCCTGCGCAGCACGCCTTGGGTGCTGCTGCTGGTGGCCATCAGCTGCGTCATTGGTTACGTGTATCAAGGTCCTCCCTTCCGTTTCAGCTATCTGGGCTTGGGAGAACCGCTCTGCTGGTTGGCCTTTGGCCCTTTTGCAACGGCGGCCGCTCTGCTGGTGCTGGCCCCCGTTCCGGCTGCAGGTGAGACCGCGGTGCTCCCCTGGGGCACCGCGCTCACCCTGGGCTCCGGCCCGGCCTTGGCCACGGCGCTGGTGCTCTTCTGCTCCCACTTCCATCAGGTGGAGGAGGACGCGGCCCATGGCAAGCGCTCTCCGGTGGTGCGTCTGGGGACGGCCAGGGCCGCGGCGCTGATTCCCTGGTTTGTGGGCGGCACCTTGGCTCTGGAGTGGATCCCGGTGCTGCAGGGCCATTGGCCCCCTTCCGCCCTGGCTGGCGTTCTGGGCCTACCGGCTGGAGTCGCCTTGATTCGTTTGCTGCGCCACCACCACCATCAACCAGAGCGCATCCAGCAAAGCAAGTTTCTGGCCCTCCGCTTTCAGGCCTTGAACGGTCTTGGCCTCAGCGCTGGTCTGGCGCTGGCTCCTCTGCTGGGATGGTCGGTAAAGATGGCGGGGTGA
- a CDS encoding AMP-binding protein — MPDPQALLSHCRAMPLWRSKPRVVSLVPTQLRRLLDHSAGVHWLRDLDVIWVGGAALLIDLADRARALEVRLAPCYGATETAAMVAAQSPERFLAGEQSYGTALGDVELRLESSGARLVRTLRLAIGRWREGALQPLVDGNGWWRSGDGASLEWAADGKSLLTMHGRLDDAIHSGGETVFPDQLAQRLLRKAHADGCALDGVLFFPVDHPEWGQRLVALVRCREGCLATDQWHQVQSCLEGLTRDWLPAERPSRWLQCPDLDVTDAGKWERKRWQAWVGLQ, encoded by the coding sequence ATGCCAGATCCGCAGGCGTTGTTGTCTCACTGCCGAGCCATGCCGCTCTGGCGCAGCAAGCCGCGGGTGGTGTCGTTGGTGCCCACGCAGTTGCGACGCCTGCTCGATCACTCTGCGGGTGTGCACTGGTTGCGCGATTTGGACGTGATCTGGGTGGGTGGAGCCGCGCTCCTCATCGATCTGGCTGATCGCGCCCGTGCGCTGGAGGTGCGGCTGGCGCCTTGTTACGGCGCGACTGAAACGGCCGCCATGGTGGCGGCTCAATCACCAGAGCGCTTTTTGGCGGGTGAGCAGAGTTATGGAACAGCTCTTGGCGATGTGGAGCTGCGTTTGGAGTCTTCAGGGGCTCGTTTAGTGCGCACACTGCGGTTGGCCATAGGCCGTTGGCGAGAGGGAGCCTTGCAGCCCTTGGTGGATGGCAACGGCTGGTGGCGATCGGGTGATGGAGCCTCCCTGGAGTGGGCTGCTGACGGGAAGTCGCTGCTCACCATGCATGGCCGCCTGGATGATGCGATTCACTCAGGCGGGGAAACAGTCTTCCCTGATCAGTTGGCGCAGCGATTGTTAAGAAAAGCCCATGCTGATGGATGTGCCCTTGATGGGGTTTTGTTCTTTCCCGTGGATCACCCTGAGTGGGGGCAGCGTTTGGTGGCTTTGGTGCGCTGCCGAGAGGGGTGTCTGGCCACTGATCAATGGCATCAAGTTCAGTCTTGTTTGGAAGGTTTGACGCGTGATTGGCTCCCTGCCGAACGACCATCCCGATGGCTGCAGTGCCCAGACCTCGATGTGACAGATGCTGGAAAGTGGGAGCGAAAGCGTTGGCAAGCCTGGGTTGGTTTGCAATAA
- a CDS encoding TM2 domain-containing protein gives MSTLSESEISSKKLTAGLLGIFFGGLGIHKFILGYNNAGIIMLVVSLAGSIPTCGVAYIVMQVIGLIEGIIYLTKTPEEFRETYIDQQKAWF, from the coding sequence ATGTCCACCCTCTCTGAGTCGGAAATCAGCAGCAAAAAACTGACCGCCGGTCTCCTGGGCATCTTCTTCGGAGGTCTGGGTATTCATAAATTCATCCTTGGCTACAACAACGCAGGCATCATCATGCTTGTTGTCAGTCTTGCTGGCAGCATCCCAACCTGTGGTGTTGCTTACATCGTGATGCAGGTGATTGGCCTGATTGAGGGAATCATTTATCTCACAAAAACTCCTGAGGAGTTCCGTGAGACCTACATCGATCAGCAAAAAGCCTGGTTCTGA
- a CDS encoding thioesterase family protein produces MATKPNPQHWLQLKRHVRFGDTDAAGVMHFHQLLRWCHEAWEDSLQLYGIHAGTVFPGCRAQEHWPEIALPVVHCEADFLKPVHGGDCLQVQLEAQRLNPGCFEVRSRFQLDDTDVARGMIRHLAISSTTRKRCPLPESIDLWLEASNLGRLSSL; encoded by the coding sequence ATGGCAACCAAACCCAATCCCCAACACTGGCTTCAACTCAAACGCCATGTTCGTTTTGGCGACACCGATGCCGCGGGTGTGATGCATTTCCACCAGCTGCTCCGCTGGTGCCATGAGGCCTGGGAAGACAGCCTTCAGCTCTACGGGATTCATGCGGGGACTGTGTTTCCAGGTTGCCGGGCACAAGAGCATTGGCCTGAGATCGCCTTACCGGTGGTGCACTGTGAGGCCGACTTTCTCAAGCCCGTGCATGGAGGCGACTGCCTGCAAGTGCAACTAGAAGCTCAGCGGTTGAACCCAGGCTGCTTCGAAGTGCGCAGCCGATTCCAGCTCGACGACACTGACGTAGCCCGAGGAATGATCCGCCATCTGGCCATCTCTTCAACCACCCGAAAGCGCTGCCCGCTTCCGGAGAGCATCGACCTCTGGCTTGAGGCATCCAACCTGGGACGCCTCAGCAGCCTCTAA
- a CDS encoding AMP-binding protein has product MNEVELLEQGLAAGQWVSLSPKAAAAPIDQLPSGPGVLVRSGGSSGGSRCCAQPLLHLDRSAAATAHWLTEIGLDPAASLLLNPLPLEHVSGLMPWWRARCWGADYQQLPPGLMKAPTELLAFCRGLPAWRTNTALLSLVPTQLARLMAHPDGVAFLQQMQLIWIGGAALPPPLAKQARTWRLPLAPCYGSTETAAMVAALPPARFLAGEPGCGDPLVDVQLRLASDGALEVCTDRLALGRWCVDQPDRWEPLTDGEGWWRSGDRATLTPFLQIAGRIDGAIHSGGETVFPEQLEARLLAAIERASLPILPVLFLGVEDPEWGQQLVALVGSCDDCFLRRFRSLTISWPPAERPKRWVLCPKLAPTASGKWERQRWRKWLEAI; this is encoded by the coding sequence ATGAATGAGGTCGAACTGTTGGAGCAGGGGCTGGCAGCGGGCCAGTGGGTGAGCCTGTCTCCCAAGGCTGCAGCGGCCCCCATTGATCAGCTGCCGTCGGGGCCGGGAGTTCTGGTGCGCAGTGGTGGCAGTAGTGGCGGCAGCCGCTGCTGTGCTCAGCCCTTGCTTCATCTGGACCGTTCGGCAGCAGCCACCGCCCATTGGCTAACAGAAATCGGTCTTGACCCTGCCGCCAGCCTGCTGCTCAATCCCCTGCCGTTGGAGCACGTAAGTGGTCTGATGCCTTGGTGGCGCGCCCGCTGCTGGGGTGCTGACTATCAGCAGCTGCCGCCGGGGTTGATGAAAGCCCCAACTGAGTTGCTCGCGTTCTGCCGGGGCCTACCCGCCTGGAGGACCAACACTGCATTGCTTTCGTTGGTGCCCACGCAGTTGGCGCGTCTTATGGCTCATCCCGATGGGGTGGCCTTTCTGCAGCAGATGCAGTTGATCTGGATCGGAGGTGCTGCTCTTCCGCCGCCGTTGGCGAAGCAGGCACGCACTTGGAGGCTGCCTTTGGCGCCTTGTTATGGCTCGACGGAGACGGCGGCGATGGTGGCTGCCTTGCCACCGGCCCGCTTCCTAGCCGGTGAGCCTGGTTGTGGGGATCCGCTGGTGGATGTGCAGCTTCGCCTTGCCTCTGATGGGGCACTAGAAGTCTGCACCGATCGCTTGGCTTTGGGGCGTTGGTGTGTGGATCAGCCTGATCGTTGGGAACCACTCACCGACGGGGAAGGTTGGTGGCGCTCCGGGGATCGAGCCACGTTGACCCCATTCCTCCAGATTGCGGGCCGGATCGATGGTGCTATTCATTCCGGTGGAGAAACCGTGTTTCCTGAGCAACTGGAAGCTCGGCTTTTAGCTGCAATTGAAAGAGCTTCACTGCCCATTCTTCCAGTGCTCTTCCTTGGTGTGGAAGACCCTGAATGGGGGCAACAACTGGTGGCTTTGGTAGGTAGTTGTGATGACTGTTTCCTAAGGCGCTTTAGATCACTTACTATTAGTTGGCCGCCTGCCGAGCGACCGAAGCGCTGGGTGCTCTGTCCAAAACTGGCTCCCACCGCTTCAGGCAAGTGGGAGCGTCAGCGCTGGCGGAAATGGCTTGAAGCCATTTGA
- a CDS encoding DUF2752 domain-containing protein: MNRFLRYISHSGYLLPAALTGYLWLKGQWPHLPGWGCPFLALTGIPCPGCYLTRATSAALQLNLHQSVELHAFGPIVAAGLIAWSIWALRAKKFIPPGLNLKIVTLGSLALFGYWILRLVATYGFNLNGPTAFPAIAYANTLA; this comes from the coding sequence ATGAACCGCTTCCTTCGCTACATCAGCCATTCGGGCTACCTGTTACCGGCAGCCCTCACTGGATATCTATGGCTCAAAGGCCAATGGCCTCACCTGCCTGGATGGGGGTGCCCCTTCTTAGCACTGACAGGCATTCCCTGCCCCGGCTGCTATCTCACCCGGGCCACGTCTGCGGCACTGCAGCTCAATCTCCATCAATCCGTGGAGCTCCATGCGTTCGGACCCATCGTGGCTGCAGGATTAATCGCTTGGAGCATCTGGGCCTTGCGGGCCAAAAAATTCATTCCACCAGGCCTCAATCTGAAAATCGTCACTTTGGGCTCATTAGCCCTATTCGGATACTGGATTTTGCGCCTTGTCGCAACCTATGGGTTCAACCTCAATGGTCCCACGGCCTTTCCCGCAATTGCTTACGCCAACACCCTGGCATAA